Proteins from a single region of Dyadobacter fanqingshengii:
- a CDS encoding NAD(P)/FAD-dependent oxidoreductase, with protein MKIVIVGGGFAGVNLALDLAKNNKFEVTLVDKNNYNFFPPLIYQVATAFLEPSSISYPFRKLFRGKGNLAFRLGELQSVVTTENKIILSNGELEYDYLVFATGAETNFFGMENVKRNATPMKTVEDAIGMRNRLLQQMELATISEDPEEVRKLLTVVIAGGGPTGVEISGMFAEMRNGILRKEYPELAGKGSEIYLVDGGDALLSPMSVASQKDTYEALRKLGVKIKLNTHVSDFVDDKVCFSEGECIEAKTLIWAAGVTGKVFEGIPPEAYGRGRRMLVDAYNKLIGTYNIYAIGDACLQQTDPNFPTGHPQVAQVAIQQGKTLAENFRRTAEHQPLKPFAYHDKGSMAIIGRAKAVVDMPSPKLHFKGVIAWLAWLFIHLISLINHRNRIKTLYNWMVAYFTKDQSLRMIIKPSVTEKIKEPVLKE; from the coding sequence ATGAAAATTGTAATCGTAGGAGGTGGGTTTGCCGGTGTAAACCTGGCGCTCGACCTGGCCAAGAACAATAAGTTTGAGGTAACACTCGTCGATAAAAACAATTATAATTTCTTTCCACCGCTGATTTATCAGGTTGCCACGGCTTTTTTGGAGCCATCGAGCATTAGTTACCCGTTCCGCAAGCTTTTCCGGGGAAAAGGTAATTTAGCATTCCGTCTGGGAGAGTTGCAAAGTGTGGTAACCACCGAAAACAAGATCATCCTTTCAAACGGAGAGCTTGAATATGACTACCTGGTTTTCGCAACCGGGGCAGAAACCAATTTCTTCGGCATGGAGAATGTCAAGCGTAATGCTACTCCCATGAAAACCGTCGAAGATGCCATTGGCATGCGGAATCGCCTGTTGCAGCAAATGGAGCTAGCCACGATTTCCGAAGATCCCGAGGAAGTCAGGAAACTTTTGACTGTTGTTATTGCCGGCGGCGGGCCTACGGGCGTTGAAATTTCCGGTATGTTTGCCGAAATGCGTAACGGCATTTTAAGAAAAGAATATCCCGAGCTGGCCGGAAAAGGAAGTGAAATTTACCTGGTCGATGGCGGCGACGCGTTGCTGTCGCCCATGAGCGTAGCCTCACAGAAAGACACTTACGAAGCGTTGCGCAAGCTGGGTGTGAAAATCAAGCTTAACACGCACGTTTCCGATTTTGTGGATGATAAGGTCTGTTTCAGTGAAGGTGAATGTATTGAAGCCAAAACACTGATCTGGGCAGCAGGCGTAACGGGCAAGGTGTTCGAAGGCATTCCGCCGGAAGCTTACGGTCGCGGCCGGAGGATGCTGGTGGACGCTTATAACAAGCTGATCGGCACTTACAATATTTATGCAATAGGCGACGCGTGTCTGCAGCAAACGGACCCAAATTTTCCAACCGGTCACCCGCAGGTAGCCCAAGTTGCGATCCAGCAAGGCAAAACATTGGCAGAGAATTTCCGAAGAACCGCAGAACATCAGCCGTTAAAACCATTCGCATATCACGATAAAGGCTCCATGGCCATCATTGGCCGCGCAAAAGCGGTTGTGGATATGCCATCGCCAAAACTGCATTTCAAAGGTGTGATCGCGTGGCTTGCATGGCTTTTCATACACCTGATCTCGCTGATTAATCACCGGAACCGGATCAAGACCCTGTATAACTGGATGGTGGCCTATTTTACCAAAGATCAGTCACTTCGGATGATCATAAAACCATCTGTCACAGAGAAAATTAAAGAACCGGTCTTAAAAGAGTAA
- a CDS encoding GAF domain-containing protein, with protein sequence MEPTIIDVIQDAPYGLQKIDSSISFRNFINFLEEKAGQEQTVKKTFFSMVLDRLRSNPAFSADIDINDIADFREELSLVYGMLMPPVTNEDEVFWALSTPISPVVFYGTSGFYKLMTDNSGCVRCEIADKTVINVKQKMKKLYSFILERLYHFPPLHENDLIIALNDDKTGLKRFYRANLDTRFADVYAKGSLPELDLEEIRKELQESNEITVLSRLLPLSMFRFEGFSVITFTDVTAEHAVDNIKSAILDRASYDANTYFSNVTDALKMLACNSDIDFGLLPVLRVNNKLVFDRSTVLFSKLMSAALADERAEDMYLSMANQYFQAPKVLFMRNLAMEDESKQDFIRILRNDGVESYALLPVYYDSKAIGVLEVYSKSQKAIDERVLARLDAALPFIGQMMKYYIDEFNVEIDNVIREKFTSLQPAVQWRFRETAWHYLRDKSLKMPSPTIENIQFRNVYPLYGAIDIRNSTLERNAALRDDLHLQFDLLIETFTILKQKLGFGLADEMIYKCKKWIDEIDNDSTDSDEMRVRDFLEYEAHPFLVHFKEARTFQAVAGASDDENEELVDVIDKYFEITDEHTGAAYSNRRALEASMQKVNSSVNLYLDLFRKEIQQSYPCYFEKFRTDGIEYDIYIGQSIEPEKKFSELYLKNIRLWQLTSMAAIAKITNSLIYQMDKPLQTTQLIFIHSSSIDISFRDDERRFDVEGAYNIRYQVIKKRIDKVHIKGTGERLTQPGKIALVYFNSKSAEEYVGYIRYLQEKKTLNDDLEFLDLEELQGVTGLKALRIGVNLQSEWS encoded by the coding sequence ATGGAACCGACTATTATTGATGTAATCCAAGATGCACCATACGGTCTCCAGAAAATTGATTCTTCCATTTCATTCAGGAATTTTATAAACTTCCTGGAAGAGAAAGCAGGGCAGGAACAAACAGTCAAAAAAACATTCTTCTCTATGGTGCTGGACCGGCTTCGGTCTAATCCGGCGTTTTCCGCAGACATTGACATTAATGATATCGCGGATTTCAGAGAAGAGTTAAGTTTGGTTTATGGCATGCTTATGCCACCCGTTACAAACGAAGATGAGGTTTTTTGGGCACTCAGCACACCGATTAGTCCCGTCGTATTTTACGGAACGTCAGGCTTTTACAAGCTCATGACAGACAATTCGGGCTGTGTCCGGTGCGAGATTGCGGATAAGACCGTGATCAATGTGAAGCAGAAAATGAAAAAGCTTTACTCGTTTATTCTGGAACGGCTTTACCATTTTCCGCCCCTGCACGAGAATGATCTCATTATCGCGCTGAACGACGACAAGACTGGCCTCAAACGATTTTACAGGGCAAATCTAGACACCCGTTTTGCCGACGTATATGCCAAGGGAAGTCTTCCCGAACTGGATCTTGAGGAGATCCGGAAAGAGTTGCAGGAATCCAATGAAATCACCGTCCTGAGCCGACTCTTACCTTTGTCGATGTTCAGGTTTGAGGGTTTTTCTGTCATTACATTCACGGATGTTACGGCAGAGCACGCGGTGGATAACATTAAAAGCGCAATACTCGATCGGGCGTCCTACGACGCCAACACGTATTTCAGCAATGTTACAGATGCTTTGAAAATGCTGGCCTGTAACTCGGACATTGATTTTGGCTTGTTGCCCGTGTTGCGTGTGAACAATAAGCTGGTTTTTGACCGGAGCACCGTGCTTTTCAGCAAGCTCATGAGTGCTGCGCTTGCCGACGAAAGGGCAGAAGACATGTATCTGTCCATGGCCAACCAATACTTTCAGGCGCCTAAGGTGCTGTTTATGAGAAACCTGGCGATGGAAGATGAAAGTAAGCAAGACTTCATCCGCATACTGAGAAACGATGGCGTGGAGTCTTACGCTTTATTGCCGGTTTACTATGATAGCAAAGCCATTGGTGTGCTGGAAGTGTATTCCAAGTCGCAAAAGGCGATTGACGAGCGTGTGCTTGCGCGGTTGGATGCTGCACTTCCCTTCATCGGGCAAATGATGAAATATTACATTGACGAGTTTAATGTGGAGATCGATAATGTGATCCGGGAAAAGTTTACATCCTTACAGCCTGCGGTGCAGTGGAGATTTCGCGAAACCGCCTGGCATTACCTGCGCGATAAGTCACTGAAAATGCCTTCGCCAACCATTGAAAATATCCAGTTTCGGAATGTTTACCCACTTTACGGCGCCATTGATATCCGGAATTCCACATTGGAAAGAAATGCTGCGCTGAGAGACGACTTGCACTTACAATTTGACTTATTGATTGAAACCTTTACAATATTAAAGCAGAAACTGGGGTTTGGGCTGGCCGATGAAATGATCTATAAGTGCAAAAAATGGATCGATGAAATTGACAATGATTCCACTGACAGCGACGAAATGCGTGTGCGCGATTTTCTGGAATATGAAGCGCACCCGTTCCTTGTTCATTTCAAAGAAGCAAGAACATTTCAGGCAGTTGCGGGTGCCTCCGATGATGAAAATGAGGAATTGGTTGATGTTATTGACAAATATTTTGAAATAACAGATGAACACACCGGAGCCGCTTATTCGAACAGACGGGCGCTGGAAGCCTCCATGCAAAAGGTCAATTCGTCTGTAAACCTTTATCTGGACCTGTTCAGAAAAGAAATCCAGCAGTCCTACCCATGTTATTTTGAAAAATTCAGGACGGATGGGATTGAGTATGACATTTACATCGGGCAGTCCATTGAGCCCGAGAAAAAGTTTAGTGAATTATATCTCAAGAACATCCGCCTCTGGCAGCTAACTTCTATGGCAGCCATTGCCAAAATCACAAATTCGCTGATCTATCAGATGGACAAACCGCTGCAAACCACGCAGTTGATTTTTATCCATTCCAGCAGCATTGACATTAGTTTCCGCGATGATGAACGCCGGTTTGATGTGGAAGGCGCCTATAACATTCGCTATCAGGTTATCAAGAAGCGCATCGATAAAGTCCATATTAAAGGGACCGGAGAGCGCCTTACGCAGCCCGGAAAAATAGCGCTGGTTTATTTTAATAGTAAATCTGCTGAAGAATATGTAGGTTATATCCGGTATTTGCAGGAAAAGAAGACTTTAAATGATGACCTGGAATTCCTTGATCTCGAAGAGTTGCAGGGCGTTACCGGATTAAAGGCGCTCAGGATCGGGGTTAACCTCCAATCCGAGTGGTCCTGA
- a CDS encoding Pycsar system effector family protein, translating into MNYNHRLDKVRHHVHHFFGTKELAQLSYHNLVHTEAVVSNAVKIANHYRLEDKETFIAVTAAWFHDTGYSTGEAAGHEQRGAALAADFLRSEEIEESVIAEVEGCILATIWPQNPQNFLQQVVCDADLFHFGTPEFSDWNKLVRKEAEQRSGKKMDKAQWRKSTIALLESHTFQTDYCRDLLDKQKRKNIEKLKEKELENSGIPEETLSIAENPVVESGTQPFIPATAPEIMDIKKIKNDRPDKGIETMFRISSNNHQRLSDMADNKAHIMITTTSIIISVLLSILIRKLEDNTYLIVPTMLLLTVCMVTMVFSILSTRPTIPHGTFTQEDIDTKDVNLLFFGNFYRMSYTDYSNGMQRMMNDREFLYGSLTKDVYSQGVVLGRKYRLLRIAYNVFMFGIVVSVIAFVTASAIFEH; encoded by the coding sequence ATGAATTACAACCATCGGCTCGATAAGGTAAGGCATCATGTCCATCATTTTTTTGGTACAAAAGAGCTGGCGCAACTTAGTTACCATAATCTGGTGCATACCGAAGCTGTTGTTTCCAATGCGGTTAAAATCGCCAATCACTACCGGTTAGAAGACAAAGAAACCTTCATTGCAGTAACCGCAGCCTGGTTCCACGACACTGGTTACAGCACGGGAGAAGCGGCGGGTCATGAACAAAGAGGGGCAGCGCTTGCCGCCGATTTCCTGCGTTCCGAGGAAATTGAAGAGAGCGTTATTGCCGAGGTAGAAGGTTGCATTTTAGCGACCATTTGGCCTCAAAATCCGCAGAACTTTTTGCAGCAGGTTGTCTGTGATGCAGATCTTTTCCATTTTGGGACGCCTGAGTTTTCAGACTGGAACAAGCTTGTGCGAAAGGAAGCCGAGCAGCGTTCCGGAAAGAAAATGGATAAGGCGCAATGGCGTAAAAGCACCATAGCATTGCTGGAATCACACACTTTCCAAACGGATTATTGCCGCGACCTGCTGGATAAGCAAAAGCGAAAGAACATTGAAAAGCTGAAAGAAAAAGAGCTTGAAAATTCCGGCATACCCGAGGAGACGCTCAGTATCGCAGAAAATCCTGTCGTTGAATCAGGAACGCAGCCTTTTATACCGGCAACGGCGCCCGAAATCATGGACATCAAAAAAATAAAGAATGACCGTCCGGACAAAGGCATTGAAACCATGTTCCGGATCAGTTCAAATAACCACCAGCGATTGAGCGATATGGCTGATAATAAGGCGCATATCATGATCACGACAACGTCCATTATCATTTCGGTCCTGCTTAGCATCCTCATCCGCAAGCTGGAAGACAACACCTATCTGATTGTACCAACCATGCTTTTGCTCACGGTTTGTATGGTCACAATGGTTTTCTCCATCCTTTCCACGCGCCCTACGATCCCGCACGGCACGTTTACGCAGGAGGACATTGATACCAAGGATGTGAATTTGCTTTTCTTCGGGAATTTCTACCGCATGTCATACACTGACTATTCCAATGGCATGCAGCGTATGATGAACGACCGCGAATTTTTGTATGGAAGTTTAACCAAAGACGTCTATTCCCAGGGTGTTGTATTGGGAAGAAAATACAGGTTACTGCGCATTGCCTACAACGTGTTTATGTTCGGTATAGTCGTGTCCGTCATTGCCTTTGTCACTGCTTCGGCTATTTTTGAACACTGA
- the ppk1 gene encoding polyphosphate kinase 1 has translation MEKYRYFNRDISWLSFNGRVLQEAADESVPLMERIRFLSIYSSNLDEFYRVRMPYLQKKEIIDKNENAFSKAGLIIDRQQDEFGGILRDSIIPSLTKLGVHFCYKNGIPEDISGIANNYFFAQVAGFLQPVFLEKNTSFFPENNQLYLAVILKFPPDDEQVALVNVPAGNLSRFLKVTIEGQDYIIFLEDIIKRNLKSLFPEAISIESFNIKVTRDAELDIMDEDGDDIAEKFEKQLSKRDFGFATRLLYEPGLSLRHLQKLISFFDLKTASVVQGGRYHNLKDLASLPVSPPAETYPKWPAVQGMEGVNESSSLFDAILDRDLMVHAPYQSYDTILRFFNEAAINPQVEEIYTTMYRVAHDSKIAFALISAAKNGKKVTVLVELKARFDEANNIRWAKKMKSAGVKIVHSVNALKVHAKLALVKRKNPTCPYLGLLATGNLNEGTARFYTDHILLTAHQPMLTEAETLFRFLSKKKKPDSSDIIAFQHLLVAQFNLQAKFLQLIDREIANVKNGLAAGITIKLNNLEEEVLVNKLYEASNAGITIRLIVRSVCRIVPGVKGQSENITVKRIVDRYLEHGRVFIFHNNGQPEVYMGSADWMNRNIYRRIEVCFPIYSETLKTKMMEIIELQWQDTEQAVMIDSELNNVTLKGTGNGIRSQEAIYTLLSVDVPELKVI, from the coding sequence ATGGAAAAGTACCGCTATTTCAACCGTGATATCAGCTGGCTTTCCTTCAATGGCCGTGTTTTACAGGAGGCAGCCGATGAATCCGTGCCGCTGATGGAGCGCATCCGTTTCCTCTCCATTTATTCTTCCAATCTGGACGAGTTTTATCGTGTTCGGATGCCCTATCTGCAAAAGAAGGAAATCATAGATAAAAATGAGAATGCATTCAGCAAAGCAGGGTTAATAATCGACCGGCAGCAGGATGAATTCGGAGGGATATTGCGCGACTCCATCATTCCTTCCCTGACAAAGCTTGGGGTGCATTTCTGTTACAAAAATGGCATTCCCGAAGATATTTCAGGCATTGCAAATAACTACTTTTTTGCGCAGGTCGCAGGGTTTTTGCAGCCTGTTTTTCTGGAAAAAAACACTTCCTTTTTTCCAGAAAACAACCAGCTTTATCTCGCTGTGATCTTAAAGTTCCCGCCGGATGACGAGCAGGTAGCCCTTGTCAATGTGCCTGCCGGTAACCTGAGCCGCTTTTTGAAAGTAACGATCGAAGGGCAGGATTACATTATTTTTTTGGAGGATATCATTAAGCGGAACCTCAAAAGCCTTTTCCCGGAAGCCATCAGCATTGAATCCTTCAACATCAAGGTGACGCGCGATGCGGAGCTCGATATCATGGACGAAGATGGCGACGATATTGCGGAAAAATTTGAAAAACAACTCAGTAAGCGTGATTTTGGCTTCGCTACGCGCCTGTTGTACGAGCCGGGCTTGTCATTGCGCCATTTGCAGAAACTGATCTCTTTTTTTGATCTGAAAACGGCCTCAGTAGTTCAGGGAGGCCGATATCATAACCTCAAAGACCTGGCTTCACTGCCTGTAAGCCCGCCAGCGGAAACCTATCCCAAATGGCCAGCCGTACAAGGCATGGAAGGGGTGAACGAAAGCAGTTCGCTGTTCGACGCGATCCTGGATCGCGACCTGATGGTGCATGCGCCTTATCAGAGTTACGACACCATTCTGCGGTTTTTCAATGAGGCAGCAATCAATCCGCAGGTTGAAGAAATCTATACGACCATGTATCGCGTAGCGCATGATTCCAAGATCGCTTTTGCGCTGATTAGTGCAGCGAAAAATGGTAAGAAGGTGACCGTTCTGGTGGAGCTTAAAGCAAGGTTTGATGAAGCCAATAACATTCGCTGGGCGAAGAAAATGAAGTCAGCTGGTGTAAAAATTGTGCATAGCGTGAATGCGCTTAAAGTGCACGCGAAGCTCGCATTGGTAAAAAGAAAAAACCCGACTTGTCCCTATCTCGGCCTGCTTGCCACGGGAAATCTCAATGAGGGAACCGCGCGTTTTTACACCGATCACATATTGCTTACGGCGCATCAACCTATGTTAACCGAAGCAGAAACGCTTTTCCGGTTTTTGAGTAAAAAGAAGAAGCCCGACAGCTCGGATATCATTGCATTTCAGCATTTGCTGGTGGCGCAATTCAATTTGCAGGCCAAATTTTTACAGCTGATCGACCGGGAGATCGCGAATGTGAAAAATGGCCTGGCTGCCGGGATTACGATTAAATTAAATAACCTCGAAGAAGAAGTTCTGGTCAACAAACTGTACGAAGCGTCCAATGCAGGCATTACCATCCGGCTGATCGTTCGCAGCGTCTGCCGTATTGTGCCCGGCGTGAAGGGGCAAAGCGAGAACATTACGGTGAAGCGGATCGTCGACCGTTACCTGGAACACGGCCGCGTATTTATTTTTCACAACAACGGGCAGCCCGAAGTTTACATGGGCTCAGCCGACTGGATGAACCGGAACATCTATCGCCGCATTGAAGTATGCTTCCCCATTTACAGCGAAACACTGAAAACGAAAATGATGGAGATCATTGAGCTGCAATGGCAGGATACAGAGCAGGCGGTGATGATCGACAGCGAACTGAACAATGTTACCCTGAAAGGAACAGGGAATGGAATCCGGTCGCAGGAAGCGATTTATACGTTATTGTCAGTCGACGTTCCGGAATTAAAAGTGATTTAA
- a CDS encoding SdiA-regulated domain-containing protein produces MTTFLQQLGMLAMLGFSLGGCDSTKKEQVIYKDYNLDEPDKFNMPESLFEISGIALKQGNPDTLYAIQDEDGRVYRLGWDHPKQLNAKFSKKGDYEDVTILKSSVFILKSNGVMFSFPLSEAVYEEVEQIREYKKILPKGEYEGMFGDEASGKIYVLCKNCEQDNSKSSVTGYIFEPDKDSTQATGTFAINVDQIKAITGKVERGFRPSGLAKNPLTNDWYIISAVNKMMIVTDSEWKVKEAYTLNGNTFIQPEGITFDKQGNLYISNEGDDLFSGNILKFKKMGR; encoded by the coding sequence ATGACTACATTTTTACAACAGCTGGGCATGCTTGCGATGTTGGGTTTTTCGCTCGGCGGATGCGACTCTACCAAGAAAGAGCAGGTCATTTACAAAGATTACAATCTGGATGAACCGGACAAATTCAATATGCCGGAAAGTCTTTTCGAGATCTCAGGCATCGCCTTGAAACAAGGCAACCCGGACACCCTTTACGCTATCCAGGATGAAGACGGGCGGGTGTATCGCCTCGGCTGGGACCATCCCAAGCAGTTGAATGCTAAATTTTCCAAAAAGGGCGATTACGAGGATGTTACTATACTAAAAAGCAGTGTCTTTATCCTCAAAAGCAATGGGGTCATGTTTAGTTTCCCTTTGTCCGAAGCCGTATATGAGGAAGTAGAGCAGATCAGGGAATACAAGAAAATTCTGCCCAAAGGCGAGTATGAGGGCATGTTTGGAGACGAAGCCTCAGGCAAGATCTACGTGCTATGCAAAAACTGTGAGCAGGATAATTCCAAAAGCAGCGTTACCGGCTACATTTTCGAGCCGGACAAAGATTCGACGCAGGCGACGGGAACATTTGCTATTAATGTGGATCAGATTAAGGCCATTACAGGCAAAGTAGAGCGTGGTTTCAGGCCGTCGGGGCTGGCGAAAAATCCGTTAACCAACGATTGGTATATCATTTCGGCTGTGAATAAGATGATGATTGTTACGGATAGCGAATGGAAGGTGAAGGAAGCCTATACGCTGAATGGAAACACATTTATCCAGCCTGAGGGCATCACATTCGACAAGCAGGGAAACCTTTACATTTCCAACGAGGGGGACGACCTGTTTTCAGGTAATATCTTAAAATTCAAAAAGATGGGCCGATGA